The following are from one region of the Nicotiana tomentosiformis chromosome 7, ASM39032v3, whole genome shotgun sequence genome:
- the LOC104096445 gene encoding ribonuclease 3-like protein 3 isoform X1 has product MGSWLRSFFTPAVNWVSVQNLQKYGAVLNSFLPGILENEEATKRSLQDDKLQNIEEVQKIIGYHFNDQNLLWQAFTHPSYDRDCISYERLEYVGDSVLNLMITKQQFSKYPNLPPGLLSPLRAANVDTEKLARVAVKHSFHKYLRHGRPILTRRIQSFINALPEYPLHSHGLINAPKVLADVVESNLGAVFIDSNSSIDITWEVAKTLLEPIITPEILQTNPVKKLHETCQKHKLKVRVVDMWSHDGSFEVFIDNQLRGKGMCHVKKEIALNRAANKAYNEVIRMLSVDNMKIANS; this is encoded by the exons ATGGGATCTTGGCTACGTTCCTTTTTCACTCCAGCCGTGAATTGGGTCTCCGTTCAAAACCTCCAGAAATACG GGGCTGTTTTGAATAGCTTCCTACCAGGTATCCTGGAAAACGAGGAGGCAACAAAAAGGTCATTGCAAGATGACAAATTACaaaatattgaagaagtacaGAAAATCATAGGGTACCACTTTAATGATCAGAATTTACTGTGGCAAGCTTTTACACATCCGTCGTATGACAGGGACTGTATATCTTATGAGCGGCTCGAGTATGTGGGTGACTCGGTTCTTAACCTTATGATTACAAAACAACAGTTTTCCAAGTATCCAAATCTTCCACCTGGGTTGTTGTCACCTCTACGTGCAGCAAATGTTGACACGGAGAAGCTTGCACGTGTTGCTGTTAAGCATAGCTTCCACAAGTATTTACGGCATGGAAGGCCTATCCTTACACGACGG ATTCAATCATTTATAAATGCTCTTCCAGAGTATCCATTGCATTCCCATGGATTGATAAATGCTCCAAAGGTGCTTGCTGATGTTGTTGAATCAAATTTAGGAGCAGTATTTATTGATAGCAATTCTTCAATTGACATTACCTGGGAG GTTGCGAAGACTCTATTAGAGCCCATAATTACACCGGAAATCCTTCAAACAAATCCGGTGAAGAAGCTCCACGAGACTTGCCAGAAGCATAAACTTAAAGTTCGAGTAGTCGATATGTGGTCACATGATGGGAGTTTTGAAGTTTTTATTGACAATCAACTAAGAGGAAAAGGCATGTGTCATGTAAAGAAAGAAATTGCATTGAACAGAGCAGCAAACAAGGCATATAATGAAGTTATTAGAATGCTTAGTGTTGACAATATGAAGATAGCTAATAGCTAA
- the LOC104096445 gene encoding ribonuclease 3-like protein 3 isoform X2: protein MRRNNKLCFLPGILENEEATKRSLQDDKLQNIEEVQKIIGYHFNDQNLLWQAFTHPSYDRDCISYERLEYVGDSVLNLMITKQQFSKYPNLPPGLLSPLRAANVDTEKLARVAVKHSFHKYLRHGRPILTRRIQSFINALPEYPLHSHGLINAPKVLADVVESNLGAVFIDSNSSIDITWEVAKTLLEPIITPEILQTNPVKKLHETCQKHKLKVRVVDMWSHDGSFEVFIDNQLRGKGMCHVKKEIALNRAANKAYNEVIRMLSVDNMKIANS from the exons ATGAGAAGAAACAATAAACTATG CTTCCTACCAGGTATCCTGGAAAACGAGGAGGCAACAAAAAGGTCATTGCAAGATGACAAATTACaaaatattgaagaagtacaGAAAATCATAGGGTACCACTTTAATGATCAGAATTTACTGTGGCAAGCTTTTACACATCCGTCGTATGACAGGGACTGTATATCTTATGAGCGGCTCGAGTATGTGGGTGACTCGGTTCTTAACCTTATGATTACAAAACAACAGTTTTCCAAGTATCCAAATCTTCCACCTGGGTTGTTGTCACCTCTACGTGCAGCAAATGTTGACACGGAGAAGCTTGCACGTGTTGCTGTTAAGCATAGCTTCCACAAGTATTTACGGCATGGAAGGCCTATCCTTACACGACGG ATTCAATCATTTATAAATGCTCTTCCAGAGTATCCATTGCATTCCCATGGATTGATAAATGCTCCAAAGGTGCTTGCTGATGTTGTTGAATCAAATTTAGGAGCAGTATTTATTGATAGCAATTCTTCAATTGACATTACCTGGGAG GTTGCGAAGACTCTATTAGAGCCCATAATTACACCGGAAATCCTTCAAACAAATCCGGTGAAGAAGCTCCACGAGACTTGCCAGAAGCATAAACTTAAAGTTCGAGTAGTCGATATGTGGTCACATGATGGGAGTTTTGAAGTTTTTATTGACAATCAACTAAGAGGAAAAGGCATGTGTCATGTAAAGAAAGAAATTGCATTGAACAGAGCAGCAAACAAGGCATATAATGAAGTTATTAGAATGCTTAGTGTTGACAATATGAAGATAGCTAATAGCTAA
- the LOC104096445 gene encoding ribonuclease 3-like protein 3 isoform X4 — translation MGSWLRSFFTPAVNWVSVQNLQKYGAVLNSFLPGILENEEATKRSLQDDKLQNIEEVQKIIGYHFNDQNLLWQAFTHPSYDRDCISYERLEYVGDSVLNLMITKQQFSKYPNLPPGLLSPLRAANVDTEKLARVAVKHSFHKYLRHGRPILTRRIQSFINALPEYPLHSHGLINAPKVLADVVESNLGAVFIDSNSSIDITWE, via the exons ATGGGATCTTGGCTACGTTCCTTTTTCACTCCAGCCGTGAATTGGGTCTCCGTTCAAAACCTCCAGAAATACG GGGCTGTTTTGAATAGCTTCCTACCAGGTATCCTGGAAAACGAGGAGGCAACAAAAAGGTCATTGCAAGATGACAAATTACaaaatattgaagaagtacaGAAAATCATAGGGTACCACTTTAATGATCAGAATTTACTGTGGCAAGCTTTTACACATCCGTCGTATGACAGGGACTGTATATCTTATGAGCGGCTCGAGTATGTGGGTGACTCGGTTCTTAACCTTATGATTACAAAACAACAGTTTTCCAAGTATCCAAATCTTCCACCTGGGTTGTTGTCACCTCTACGTGCAGCAAATGTTGACACGGAGAAGCTTGCACGTGTTGCTGTTAAGCATAGCTTCCACAAGTATTTACGGCATGGAAGGCCTATCCTTACACGACGG ATTCAATCATTTATAAATGCTCTTCCAGAGTATCCATTGCATTCCCATGGATTGATAAATGCTCCAAAGGTGCTTGCTGATGTTGTTGAATCAAATTTAGGAGCAGTATTTATTGATAGCAATTCTTCAATTGACATTACCTGGGAG TAG
- the LOC104096445 gene encoding ribonuclease 3-like protein 3 isoform X3 — MGSWLRSFFTPAVNWVSVQNLQKYGAVLNSFLPGILENEEATKRSLQDDKLQNIEEVQKIIGYHFNDQNLLWQAFTHPSYDRDCISYERLEYVGDSVLNLMITKQQFSKYPNLPPGLLSPLRAANVDTEKLARVAVKHSFHKYLRHGRPILTRRIQSFINALPEYPLHSHGLINAPKVLADVVESNLGAVFIDSNSSIDITWEVARS, encoded by the exons ATGGGATCTTGGCTACGTTCCTTTTTCACTCCAGCCGTGAATTGGGTCTCCGTTCAAAACCTCCAGAAATACG GGGCTGTTTTGAATAGCTTCCTACCAGGTATCCTGGAAAACGAGGAGGCAACAAAAAGGTCATTGCAAGATGACAAATTACaaaatattgaagaagtacaGAAAATCATAGGGTACCACTTTAATGATCAGAATTTACTGTGGCAAGCTTTTACACATCCGTCGTATGACAGGGACTGTATATCTTATGAGCGGCTCGAGTATGTGGGTGACTCGGTTCTTAACCTTATGATTACAAAACAACAGTTTTCCAAGTATCCAAATCTTCCACCTGGGTTGTTGTCACCTCTACGTGCAGCAAATGTTGACACGGAGAAGCTTGCACGTGTTGCTGTTAAGCATAGCTTCCACAAGTATTTACGGCATGGAAGGCCTATCCTTACACGACGG ATTCAATCATTTATAAATGCTCTTCCAGAGTATCCATTGCATTCCCATGGATTGATAAATGCTCCAAAGGTGCTTGCTGATGTTGTTGAATCAAATTTAGGAGCAGTATTTATTGATAGCAATTCTTCAATTGACATTACCTGGGAG GTTGCTAGGAGCTAA
- the LOC138895254 gene encoding uncharacterized protein → MDDMSGIRKDNVAHAENVETSDGRSTLARNDLVLRLEQNILELQGELEQVRNLENLSLTLNVPDINQQNVQNPIPPQNTQNQHPQNPSAPHQYATPPQNPNPPPVPTPPQHHHHLTQYPQITTNHIPQNAPQPTPDPQNSTNDHHYTQIPRVHQSNPIYVKTLPHTSQQILYTPESAEKDLLIKNMAEELKKLTSRVQGVEGGKGIEGLNSEDLCIQPDVELPEGYKPPKFEMFDETGDPKVHLRTYYDKLVGVGKDKRIRMKLFMRSLTGDALSWYIGQNPKKWINWVSMASDFMDRFRFNLENAPDVFYIQNLKKKPTETFREYATRWRSEAAKVRPALEEEQMNKFFVRAQDPQYYERLMVIENHKFSDIIKLGEIIEEGIKSGMVANFEALQATNKALQSGGISKKKEVGTVMVAQGTKSPLTYQTPPPTNQPSPPRYQQPAIAYHTYNIQPAYYHSPPTRQNYQKPMPKFDYRSPRQYTPITEPIDQLYERLKAAGYVTPIPAVTMENSSQWVNPNKTCAYYSA, encoded by the coding sequence atggacgatatgagtggtatcaggaaagacaatgtTGCGCACGCCGAGAATGtcgaaacttcagatggtcgaaGTACTCTAGCGCGGAATGACTTGGTTTTACGGTTAGAGCAAAATatactggagttacaaggggaacttgagcaggtccgtaacttggaaaacctttcccttaccctgaatgttcctgacatcaaccaacaaaacgtCCAAAACCCAatacctcctcaaaacacacaaaaccagcacccgcaaaatccttctgcacctcatcaatacgccacgcctccccaaaatcctaatcctccaccagtaccaacgcctccacaacatcatcatcacctgACCCAGTACCCACAAATTACCACCAACCACATtcctcaaaatgcaccacaacctactcctgatccccaaaactcaaccaatgatcaccACTATACCCAAATCCCTAGAGTCCACCAAAGTAACCCCATATACGTGAAAACCTTACCCCACACTTCACAACAAATCCTGTATACACCGgaatccgccgagaaggacctgctcatcaagaacatggcggaagaactTAAGAAGCTTACAAGTCGAGTCCAAGGTGTTGAAGGTGGTAAAGGCATCGAAGGTTTGAACTCTGAGGATTTATGTATTCAACCGgacgtagaactgccagagggttacaaacctcctaagttcgaaatgttcgacgaGACAGGTGATCCAAAGGTACATCTAAGGACGTATTATGACAAGCTCGTAGGGGTTGGTAAAGATAaaagaatccgcatgaagctgttcatgaggagcctcactggAGACGCCCTATCCTGGTACATCGGCCAAAATCCAAAGAAGTGgattaattgggtaagcatggcgtcAGATTTTATGGATCGGTTTAGATTCAACCTAGAGAATGCACCAGACGTCTTCTATATCCAGAATCTTaagaagaagccgacagaaacctttcgcgagtatgctactcggtggagatcagaggctgcaaaagtaaggccagcattggaagaagaacaaatgaacaaattctttgtccgGGCCCAGGATCCGCAATATTATGagaggttgatggttattgaaaatcataaattctctgacatcatcaaattgggagaaataATAGAAGAGGGAATCAAAAGCGGGATGGTAGCAAATTTCGAGGCACTCCAGGCTACAAACAAAGCCTTGCAGTCGGGGGGTATATCTAAAAAGAAGGAAGTAGGGactgtgatggtagcccaaggtacgaagtctcctctcacataccaaacacctccacccaccaatcagccttcacctcctagATATCAACAACCAGCTATCGCCTACCACACTTACAACATTCAGCCAgcatattaccactcaccaccaacccgccaaaactaccaaaaacccatGCCAAAATTCGACTATAGGTCGCCCAGACAATACACTCCTATTACCGAACCTATTGACCAGTTGTATGAGAGATTGAAAGCTGCCGGTTATGTTACTCCCATTCCCGCTGTCaccatggaaaattcctctcaatgggtcaatccgaataagacatgtgcctactATTCGGCATAG